A portion of the Pseudorasbora parva isolate DD20220531a chromosome 1, ASM2467924v1, whole genome shotgun sequence genome contains these proteins:
- the acana gene encoding aggrecan core protein isoform X1: protein MLSLLLLSLCFWVFSATGSFDYLYTEPESDTLSVSIPNEFPLRPLMGDTLVLPCYFQDNTVNDPGAPTIAPLSHRIKWSLVNKEKTTNILVASEGIVNIDKRYLDRITMVGYPMTPTDASIKITELHSNDSGVYRCEVMHAIEDSHDTVDVQVQGIVFHYRAITTRYTLTFEKAKAACIQNSALIATPEQLQAAYDEGFHQCDAGWLADQTVRYPIHDPREPCYGDKYQFPGVRTYGVRDVNETYDVYCFAEKMAGKVFYTTSPNKFTFEEAEAECAKLGANLATTGQLYLAWKGGMDVCNAGWLADRSVRYPINIARPQCGGGLLGVRTVYLFPNQTGYPLPDSRYDAFCYSEKSEEGSGLYPFEIERTKDADSGDLMVEKITESPQVFLKPTSTESELQGKVVTYKPAATTSVEFPYTALNISQLPLSPPPSSAEEVTDIMEGVTDRTDLGSDLSHLNGSEAIMSATGVVFHYRASSSRYAFDFVEAQLACMSIGAVIASAQQLQAAYEAGYHQCDAGWLLDQTVRYPIVSPREKCSGNMDHVPGVRSYGLRPANERYDVYCYVDKPRGEVFHASSFEGFTYDEAVAYCLDQNASLASTGDLYAAWRHGFDKCRPGWLLDRSVRYSINKPWQQCGGGMAGVHTVYMFPNQTGSPDLHSKYDAYCFKVDLALSLNESEPNERVKEEKIVSITSFPALLRPEMTPIPTSIPAESFKSGASEATSTDGLLSSGSGDQPSGLSFASGDSSGTSGTDDMLSSGSGYQPSGSFVSSGDSSGASGTEDLLSSGSGDQSSGSTGSSGDSSGASSSDDLLSSGSGDQLSESFVSSGDSSGASGIDDMLGSGSGDQPSGSFVSGDSSGASGSGDLPSGDGLDSLVIFSESDTVLSGVGLVSGRPEEAGEGVTEILTFPISPSSDLFGVDTSGSGSGSGSGFSSEESGSTSDISSSSGESDASGDLSGISSGSGSSEETSGFSGFQSGIFPSGGSSGISLIDGSGIIMVDNPWIKVSTAKHLEQELGGSHVDFSGSRHISGSGMSSDISGMSGDVSGVSGVHSGSGSGLAFSGLTFLESSFIDLTEQSPEQEASGLLLFGSGEGNGFTSGGYAIESGERSGESASGDITFFTNNGIMEIPNKPFQGMELGRGEVEYSGNIRLSSGSGDDQSVYASGEEYEWIPVTVDTPTVNSSDAPSALLSAQGPSGLYNDAAGAPVTYSEPESIINQLEAFTSAASSSTTEPVSLQSPSVTKGPVVNASSNPCDPNPCGAGLCSVKDGASLCHCPPGLHGEECQYEVDVCHSNPCTNGATCVEVEDTFKCLCLPSYEGDRCEIDVHSCEKGWSKFQGNCYLHFSERETWLDAEKRCRDLNAHLVSIITPEEQDFINSYAQDYQWIGLNDKTVGNDFRWSDGTPLQYENWRPNQPDNYFNSGEDCVVMIWHENGQWNDVPCNYHLPFTCKTGPVTCEQPPKVENAKMFGNKRDRYQVDSIIRYQCSENFTQRHQPVIRCMADGRWEKPKVQCISKVKSGLQKESSVHHSHKASTKTSLRRLEFGF, encoded by the exons ATGCTGTCCTTGCTTTTGCTGAGCTTGTGCTTCTGGGTCTTCTCAGCCACAGGGTCTTTCGATTACCTTTACACTG AGCCTGAAAGTGATACATTGAGTGTCAGCATACCCAATGAGTTTCCCCTCCGGCCTCTGATGGGTGACACGCTAGTTCTGCCCTGCTACTTCCAGGACAACACAGTCAATGACCCTGGTGCCCCCACCATTGCTCCTCTGTCTCACCGGATCAAATGGAGTCTGGTCAACAAAGAAAAGACCACAAACATTTTAGTGGCATCTGAAGGGATAGTAAACATTGACAAAAGGTATCTGGATAGAATCACAATGGTGGGATACCCTATGACACCCACAGACGCATCCATTAAGATCACTGAGCTCCATTCCAATGACTCAGGAGTGTATCGCTGTGAGGTCATGCATGCGATAGAGGATAGTCATGATACTGTGGATGTCCAAGTTCAAG GTATTGTTTTCCACTATCGTGCAATCACCACACGATACACCCTTACTTTTGAGAAGGCCAAGGCAGCCTGCATTCAAAACAGTGCATTGATCGCTACTCCGGAGCAACTCCAAGCAGCTTATGATGAGGGATTCCATCAGTGTGACGCTGGCTGGCTTGCAGATCAGACCGTCAG GTACCCTATTCATGATCCCCGTGAGCCTTGCTATGGAGACAAGTACCAATTTCCAGGAGTGAGGACATATGGAGTGCGAGACGTAAATGAGACGTATGACGTGTACTGCTTTGCGGAGAAAATGGCAG GAAAAGTGTTCTACACTACTTCCCCAAACAAATTTACTTTTGAGGAGGCAGAAGCTGAGTGTGCAAAGCTGGGTGCCAACTTGGCCACCACAGGACAGCTGTACCTGGCATGGAAGGGTGGTATGGATGTTTGTAATGCAGGCTGGTTGGCAGACCGGAGTGTCCGCTACCCCATCAACATCGCCAGACCACAATGTGGGGGTGGCCTGTTGGGAGTGCGTACCGTCTACCTGTTTCCCAATCAGACCGGTTACCCACTCCCAGACTCTCGCTACGATGCTTTTTGCTACTCTG AAAAGAGTGAGGAGGGTTCAGGCTTATACCCATTTGAAATCGAGAGAACCAAAGACGCCGACAGTGGTGACCTGATGGTTGAAAAAATCACAGAAAGCCCCCAGGTCTTTTTAAAGCCCACCTCCACAGAAAGTGAACTACAGGGAAAAGTGGTAACTTATAAGCCCGCAGCTACCACCAGTGTTGAGTTCCCATATACTGCACTAAATATTTCCCAGCTGCCCCTTTCACCACCTCCTAGCTCTGCTGAGGAAGTTACGGACATTATGGAAGGTGTCACTGACAGGACTGACCTTGGCTCTGATTTATCCCATCTGAATGGAAGCGAAGCTATTATGTCTGCCACAG GGGTGGTCTTTCATTACCGCGCAAGCTCCAGTCGTTATGCCTTTGACTTTGTGGAGGCTCAGCTCGCGTGTATGAGCATCGGTGCTGTCATTGCCAGCGCCCAGCAGCTGCAGGCCGCCTATGAGGCTGGTTACCATCAATGTGATGCTGGCTGGCTCTTAGATCAGACTGTCAG ATATCCCATTGTGTCTCCTCGTGAGAAATGCTCTGGCAATATGGATCATGTTCCTGGTGTGAGGTCTTATGGACTGCGTCCTGCCAATGAACGCTATGATGTGTATTGCTATGTGGACAAACCAAGGG GGGAAGTTTTCCATGCAAGTTCATTTGAGGGATTCACTTATGATGAGGCAGTGGCTTACTGCCTGGACCAGAATGCCTCCCTGGCCTCCACAGGAGACCTGTATGCTGCATGGAGGCATGGCTTTGATAAGTGCCGTCCTGGCTGGCTTCTTGACCGCAGCGTTCGTTACTCCATCAATAAGCCCTGGCAGCAGTGTGGTGGAGGGATGGCTGGAGTTCACACAGTTTACATGTTTCCCAACCAGACAGGCTCTCCTGACCTGCACTCTAAATACGATGCATATTGCTTCAAGG tgGATCTGGCTCTATCTCTGAATGAAAGTGAACCAAATGAGAGAGTGAAAGAGGAAAAGATAGTGAGCATAACGTCCTTTCCTGCTCTTCTCAGACCTG AAATGACCCCTATCCCTACATCCATCCCCGCGGAATCCTTTAAATCAGGTGCATCTGAGGCCACCAGCACTGACGGTCTGTTGAGCAGTGGGAGTGGGGATCAGCCGAGTGGGTTATCTTTTGCAAGTGGAGACTCCTCAGGGACCAGTGGCACTGATGATATGTTGAGTAGTGGGAGCGGTTACCAGCCAAGTGGGTCATTTGTTTCAAGTGGAGACTCTTCTGGGGCCAGTGGCACTGAAGATCTGTTGAGCAGTGGCAGCGGGGATCAGTCGAGTGGATCAACTGGTTCCAGTGGAGACTCTTCTGGGGCTAGTAGCAGTGACGATCTGTTGAGCAGTGGAAGCGGAGATCAGCTGAGTGAATCATTTGTTTCCAGTGGAGACTCTTCTGGGGCCAGTGGCATTGACGATATGTTGGGCAGTGGGAGCGGGGATCAGCCAAGTGGGTCATTTGTGTCAGGTGATTCCTCTGGAGCCAGTGGGAGCGGGGATCTGCCAAGTGGCGATGGCTTAGATAGCCTAGTAATCTTTTCAGAAAGTGACACAGTTTTATCAGGAGTTGGATTAGTTTCAGGGAGACCCGAGGAGGCTGGGGAGGGAGTCACAGAGATCCTCACCTTCCCCATCAGCCCAAGCTCAGACCTCTTTGGTGTGGACACCTCTGGATCAGGATCAGGCAGTGGGTCAGGGTTTAGCTCTGAAGAAAGTGGATCTACCTCAGACATTTCCAGCAGCTCAGGGGAGAGCGACGCAAGTGGAGACCTTTCTGGAATCTCCTCAGGATCAGGTTCCAGTGAGGAGACCTCAGGATTCAGTGGCTTTCAGTCAGGAATTTTTCCCTCTGGAGGATCCAGTGGCATTTCATTAATTGATGGCAGTGGCATCATAATGGTGGACAACCCATGGATAAAGGTATCGACTGCTAAACATTTGGAACAAGAGTTGGGTGGAAGCCATGTCGATTTCAGTGGTTCACGACATATCTCAGGGTCTGGAATGAGCAGTGATATCTCTGGGATGAGTGGTGATGTCTCTGGAGTTAGCGGTGTCCACAGTGGCTCTGGGAGTGGTTTAGCATTTTCTGGTCTGACATTTTTGGAGTCTAGCTTCATTGATCTCACAGAACAATCTCCTGAACAAGAAGCTTCCGGGCTTTTGTTATTTGGGTCTGGTGAGGGAAATGGATTTACATCTGGAGGCTATGCCATTGAATCAGGAGAAAGATCAGGGGAATCGGCTAGTGGGGATATCACCTTCTTCACCAACAATGGCATAATGGAAATACCCAACAAGCCCTTCCAAGGAATGGAGTTAGGAAGAGGAGAGGTGGAATATAGTGGCAACATCAGGCTGTCCTCTGGTAGTGGAGATGACCAAAGTGTCTATGCTAGTGGAGAAGAGTATGAATGGATCCCGGTCACTGTTGATACCCCAACTGTGAACTCCAGTGATGCTCCTTCAGCTTTACTATCTGCTCAAGGGCCATCAGGCTTGTACAATGATGCTGCAGGAGCTCCAGTGACTTATTCAGAACCAGAGAGTATCATCAATCAACTTGAAGCTTTTACTTCTGCAGCTTCATCTTCTACCACAGAGCCCGTCTCTTTACAAAGTCCTTCTGTCACCAAAGGACCTGTTGTGAATG CGTCTTCTAACCCATGTGATCCAAACCCTTGTGGAGCTGGGTTGTGTTCAGTGAAGGATGGGGCGAGCCTCTGTCACTGCCCTCCTGGATTGCATGGAGAAGAGTGCCAGTATG AGGTTGATGTTTGCCATTCAAACCCTTGCACCAATGGAGCCACCTGTGTGGAGGTAGAGGACACTTTCAAATGCTTATGTCTGCCCAGCTACGAAGGAGACCGCTGTGAGATTG ATGTGCACAGCTGTGAAAAGGGCTGGAGTAAGTTTCAGGGCAACTGTTACTTGCATTTCTCTGAGAGAGAGACCTGGCTGGACGCTGAGAAACGCTGTCGAGACTTAAACGCTCACCTGGTGAGCATTATCACTCCAGAGGAGCAAGACTTCATCAACT CATATGCACAAGACTATCAGTGGATTGGACTAAATGATAAAACAGTGGGAAATGACTTCCGTTGGTCAGATGGGACTCCGCTG CAATATGAGAACTGGAGGCCTAACCAGCCAGACAATTATTTTAACTCTGGTGAAGACTGTGTTGTAATGATCTGGCATGAAAATGGCCAATGGAATGACGTGCCCTGCAACTACCACCTGCCTTTCACATGCAAAACAGGTCCAG TGACATGTGAACAACCTCCTAAAGTGGAGAATGCCAAGATGTTTGGAAACAAGAGAGACCGTTACCAGGTGGATTCTATTATCAGATACCAGTGCAGTGAAAACTTCACACAGCGACACCAACCTGTGATCCGCTGCATGGCAGATGGACGGTGGGAGAAGCCAAAAGTGCAATGCATATCAA AGGTCAAATCCGGACTGCAAAAGGAATCTTCTGTTCATCACTCTCACAAAGCTAGTACAAAAACATCTCTAAGGAgactagagtttggtttttaa
- the acana gene encoding aggrecan core protein isoform X2 has product MLSLLLLSLCFWVFSATGSFDYLYTEPESDTLSVSIPNEFPLRPLMGDTLVLPCYFQDNTVNDPGAPTIAPLSHRIKWSLVNKEKTTNILVASEGIVNIDKRYLDRITMVGYPMTPTDASIKITELHSNDSGVYRCEVMHAIEDSHDTVDVQVQGIVFHYRAITTRYTLTFEKAKAACIQNSALIATPEQLQAAYDEGFHQCDAGWLADQTVRYPIHDPREPCYGDKYQFPGVRTYGVRDVNETYDVYCFAEKMAGKVFYTTSPNKFTFEEAEAECAKLGANLATTGQLYLAWKGGMDVCNAGWLADRSVRYPINIARPQCGGGLLGVRTVYLFPNQTGYPLPDSRYDAFCYSEKSEEGSGLYPFEIERTKDADSGDLMVEKITESPQVFLKPTSTESELQGKVVTYKPAATTSVEFPYTALNISQLPLSPPPSSAEEVTDIMEGVTDRTDLGSDLSHLNGSEAIMSATGVVFHYRASSSRYAFDFVEAQLACMSIGAVIASAQQLQAAYEAGYHQCDAGWLLDQTVRYPIVSPREKCSGNMDHVPGVRSYGLRPANERYDVYCYVDKPRGEVFHASSFEGFTYDEAVAYCLDQNASLASTGDLYAAWRHGFDKCRPGWLLDRSVRYSINKPWQQCGGGMAGVHTVYMFPNQTGSPDLHSKYDAYCFKVDLALSLNESEPNERVKEEKIVSITSFPALLRPEMTPIPTSIPAESFKSGASEATSTDGLLSSGSGDQPSGLSFASGDSSGTSGTDDMLSSGSGYQPSGSFVSSGDSSGASGTEDLLSSGSGDQSSGSTGSSGDSSGASSSDDLLSSGSGDQLSESFVSSGDSSGASGIDDMLGSGSGDQPSGSFVSGDSSGASGSGDLPSGDGLDSLVIFSESDTVLSGVGLVSGRPEEAGEGVTEILTFPISPSSDLFGVDTSGSGSGSGSGFSSEESGSTSDISSSSGESDASGDLSGISSGSGSSEETSGFSGFQSGIFPSGGSSGISLIDGSGIIMVDNPWIKVSTAKHLEQELGGSHVDFSGSRHISGSGMSSDISGMSGDVSGVSGVHSGSGSGLAFSGLTFLESSFIDLTEQSPEQEASGLLLFGSGEGNGFTSGGYAIESGERSGESASGDITFFTNNGIMEIPNKPFQGMELGRGEVEYSGNIRLSSGSGDDQSVYASGEEYEWIPVTVDTPTVNSSDAPSALLSAQGPSGLYNDAAGAPVTYSEPESIINQLEAFTSAASSSTTEPVSLQSPSVTKGPVVNASSNPCDPNPCGAGLCSVKDGASLCHCPPGLHGEECQYDVHSCEKGWSKFQGNCYLHFSERETWLDAEKRCRDLNAHLVSIITPEEQDFINSYAQDYQWIGLNDKTVGNDFRWSDGTPLQYENWRPNQPDNYFNSGEDCVVMIWHENGQWNDVPCNYHLPFTCKTGPVTCEQPPKVENAKMFGNKRDRYQVDSIIRYQCSENFTQRHQPVIRCMADGRWEKPKVQCISKVKSGLQKESSVHHSHKASTKTSLRRLEFGF; this is encoded by the exons ATGCTGTCCTTGCTTTTGCTGAGCTTGTGCTTCTGGGTCTTCTCAGCCACAGGGTCTTTCGATTACCTTTACACTG AGCCTGAAAGTGATACATTGAGTGTCAGCATACCCAATGAGTTTCCCCTCCGGCCTCTGATGGGTGACACGCTAGTTCTGCCCTGCTACTTCCAGGACAACACAGTCAATGACCCTGGTGCCCCCACCATTGCTCCTCTGTCTCACCGGATCAAATGGAGTCTGGTCAACAAAGAAAAGACCACAAACATTTTAGTGGCATCTGAAGGGATAGTAAACATTGACAAAAGGTATCTGGATAGAATCACAATGGTGGGATACCCTATGACACCCACAGACGCATCCATTAAGATCACTGAGCTCCATTCCAATGACTCAGGAGTGTATCGCTGTGAGGTCATGCATGCGATAGAGGATAGTCATGATACTGTGGATGTCCAAGTTCAAG GTATTGTTTTCCACTATCGTGCAATCACCACACGATACACCCTTACTTTTGAGAAGGCCAAGGCAGCCTGCATTCAAAACAGTGCATTGATCGCTACTCCGGAGCAACTCCAAGCAGCTTATGATGAGGGATTCCATCAGTGTGACGCTGGCTGGCTTGCAGATCAGACCGTCAG GTACCCTATTCATGATCCCCGTGAGCCTTGCTATGGAGACAAGTACCAATTTCCAGGAGTGAGGACATATGGAGTGCGAGACGTAAATGAGACGTATGACGTGTACTGCTTTGCGGAGAAAATGGCAG GAAAAGTGTTCTACACTACTTCCCCAAACAAATTTACTTTTGAGGAGGCAGAAGCTGAGTGTGCAAAGCTGGGTGCCAACTTGGCCACCACAGGACAGCTGTACCTGGCATGGAAGGGTGGTATGGATGTTTGTAATGCAGGCTGGTTGGCAGACCGGAGTGTCCGCTACCCCATCAACATCGCCAGACCACAATGTGGGGGTGGCCTGTTGGGAGTGCGTACCGTCTACCTGTTTCCCAATCAGACCGGTTACCCACTCCCAGACTCTCGCTACGATGCTTTTTGCTACTCTG AAAAGAGTGAGGAGGGTTCAGGCTTATACCCATTTGAAATCGAGAGAACCAAAGACGCCGACAGTGGTGACCTGATGGTTGAAAAAATCACAGAAAGCCCCCAGGTCTTTTTAAAGCCCACCTCCACAGAAAGTGAACTACAGGGAAAAGTGGTAACTTATAAGCCCGCAGCTACCACCAGTGTTGAGTTCCCATATACTGCACTAAATATTTCCCAGCTGCCCCTTTCACCACCTCCTAGCTCTGCTGAGGAAGTTACGGACATTATGGAAGGTGTCACTGACAGGACTGACCTTGGCTCTGATTTATCCCATCTGAATGGAAGCGAAGCTATTATGTCTGCCACAG GGGTGGTCTTTCATTACCGCGCAAGCTCCAGTCGTTATGCCTTTGACTTTGTGGAGGCTCAGCTCGCGTGTATGAGCATCGGTGCTGTCATTGCCAGCGCCCAGCAGCTGCAGGCCGCCTATGAGGCTGGTTACCATCAATGTGATGCTGGCTGGCTCTTAGATCAGACTGTCAG ATATCCCATTGTGTCTCCTCGTGAGAAATGCTCTGGCAATATGGATCATGTTCCTGGTGTGAGGTCTTATGGACTGCGTCCTGCCAATGAACGCTATGATGTGTATTGCTATGTGGACAAACCAAGGG GGGAAGTTTTCCATGCAAGTTCATTTGAGGGATTCACTTATGATGAGGCAGTGGCTTACTGCCTGGACCAGAATGCCTCCCTGGCCTCCACAGGAGACCTGTATGCTGCATGGAGGCATGGCTTTGATAAGTGCCGTCCTGGCTGGCTTCTTGACCGCAGCGTTCGTTACTCCATCAATAAGCCCTGGCAGCAGTGTGGTGGAGGGATGGCTGGAGTTCACACAGTTTACATGTTTCCCAACCAGACAGGCTCTCCTGACCTGCACTCTAAATACGATGCATATTGCTTCAAGG tgGATCTGGCTCTATCTCTGAATGAAAGTGAACCAAATGAGAGAGTGAAAGAGGAAAAGATAGTGAGCATAACGTCCTTTCCTGCTCTTCTCAGACCTG AAATGACCCCTATCCCTACATCCATCCCCGCGGAATCCTTTAAATCAGGTGCATCTGAGGCCACCAGCACTGACGGTCTGTTGAGCAGTGGGAGTGGGGATCAGCCGAGTGGGTTATCTTTTGCAAGTGGAGACTCCTCAGGGACCAGTGGCACTGATGATATGTTGAGTAGTGGGAGCGGTTACCAGCCAAGTGGGTCATTTGTTTCAAGTGGAGACTCTTCTGGGGCCAGTGGCACTGAAGATCTGTTGAGCAGTGGCAGCGGGGATCAGTCGAGTGGATCAACTGGTTCCAGTGGAGACTCTTCTGGGGCTAGTAGCAGTGACGATCTGTTGAGCAGTGGAAGCGGAGATCAGCTGAGTGAATCATTTGTTTCCAGTGGAGACTCTTCTGGGGCCAGTGGCATTGACGATATGTTGGGCAGTGGGAGCGGGGATCAGCCAAGTGGGTCATTTGTGTCAGGTGATTCCTCTGGAGCCAGTGGGAGCGGGGATCTGCCAAGTGGCGATGGCTTAGATAGCCTAGTAATCTTTTCAGAAAGTGACACAGTTTTATCAGGAGTTGGATTAGTTTCAGGGAGACCCGAGGAGGCTGGGGAGGGAGTCACAGAGATCCTCACCTTCCCCATCAGCCCAAGCTCAGACCTCTTTGGTGTGGACACCTCTGGATCAGGATCAGGCAGTGGGTCAGGGTTTAGCTCTGAAGAAAGTGGATCTACCTCAGACATTTCCAGCAGCTCAGGGGAGAGCGACGCAAGTGGAGACCTTTCTGGAATCTCCTCAGGATCAGGTTCCAGTGAGGAGACCTCAGGATTCAGTGGCTTTCAGTCAGGAATTTTTCCCTCTGGAGGATCCAGTGGCATTTCATTAATTGATGGCAGTGGCATCATAATGGTGGACAACCCATGGATAAAGGTATCGACTGCTAAACATTTGGAACAAGAGTTGGGTGGAAGCCATGTCGATTTCAGTGGTTCACGACATATCTCAGGGTCTGGAATGAGCAGTGATATCTCTGGGATGAGTGGTGATGTCTCTGGAGTTAGCGGTGTCCACAGTGGCTCTGGGAGTGGTTTAGCATTTTCTGGTCTGACATTTTTGGAGTCTAGCTTCATTGATCTCACAGAACAATCTCCTGAACAAGAAGCTTCCGGGCTTTTGTTATTTGGGTCTGGTGAGGGAAATGGATTTACATCTGGAGGCTATGCCATTGAATCAGGAGAAAGATCAGGGGAATCGGCTAGTGGGGATATCACCTTCTTCACCAACAATGGCATAATGGAAATACCCAACAAGCCCTTCCAAGGAATGGAGTTAGGAAGAGGAGAGGTGGAATATAGTGGCAACATCAGGCTGTCCTCTGGTAGTGGAGATGACCAAAGTGTCTATGCTAGTGGAGAAGAGTATGAATGGATCCCGGTCACTGTTGATACCCCAACTGTGAACTCCAGTGATGCTCCTTCAGCTTTACTATCTGCTCAAGGGCCATCAGGCTTGTACAATGATGCTGCAGGAGCTCCAGTGACTTATTCAGAACCAGAGAGTATCATCAATCAACTTGAAGCTTTTACTTCTGCAGCTTCATCTTCTACCACAGAGCCCGTCTCTTTACAAAGTCCTTCTGTCACCAAAGGACCTGTTGTGAATG CGTCTTCTAACCCATGTGATCCAAACCCTTGTGGAGCTGGGTTGTGTTCAGTGAAGGATGGGGCGAGCCTCTGTCACTGCCCTCCTGGATTGCATGGAGAAGAGTGCCAGTATG ATGTGCACAGCTGTGAAAAGGGCTGGAGTAAGTTTCAGGGCAACTGTTACTTGCATTTCTCTGAGAGAGAGACCTGGCTGGACGCTGAGAAACGCTGTCGAGACTTAAACGCTCACCTGGTGAGCATTATCACTCCAGAGGAGCAAGACTTCATCAACT CATATGCACAAGACTATCAGTGGATTGGACTAAATGATAAAACAGTGGGAAATGACTTCCGTTGGTCAGATGGGACTCCGCTG CAATATGAGAACTGGAGGCCTAACCAGCCAGACAATTATTTTAACTCTGGTGAAGACTGTGTTGTAATGATCTGGCATGAAAATGGCCAATGGAATGACGTGCCCTGCAACTACCACCTGCCTTTCACATGCAAAACAGGTCCAG TGACATGTGAACAACCTCCTAAAGTGGAGAATGCCAAGATGTTTGGAAACAAGAGAGACCGTTACCAGGTGGATTCTATTATCAGATACCAGTGCAGTGAAAACTTCACACAGCGACACCAACCTGTGATCCGCTGCATGGCAGATGGACGGTGGGAGAAGCCAAAAGTGCAATGCATATCAA AGGTCAAATCCGGACTGCAAAAGGAATCTTCTGTTCATCACTCTCACAAAGCTAGTACAAAAACATCTCTAAGGAgactagagtttggtttttaa